From Salmo salar chromosome ssa04, Ssal_v3.1, whole genome shotgun sequence, one genomic window encodes:
- the mark2a gene encoding serine/threonine-protein kinase MARK2 isoform X5, translating to MSTRTPLLTIEHSSNQSHSESKAGGHPNMPRCRNSVATTPDEQPHIGNYRLLKTIGKGNFAKVKLARHVLTGKEVAVKIIDKTQLNSSSLQKLFREVRIMKLLNHPNIVKLFEVIETEKTLYLIMEYASGGEVFDYLVAHGRMKEKEARAKFRQIVSAVQYCHQKCIVHRDLKAENLLLDADMNIKIADFGFSNEFTMGNKLDTFCGSPPYAAPELFQGKKYDGPEVDVWSLGVILYTLVSGSLPFDGQNLKELRERVLRGKYRIPFYMSTDCENLLKKFLILNPTKRGSLEQQIMKDRWMNVGHEEEELKPFIEPQPDYKDPKRTGQHPDRAGGWKRDIMLQMGYSAEEIQDSLVNQKYNEVMATYLLLDYRNSEMDECISLSMKPRPGSDLTNSNAQSPSHKVQRSTSSNQKPRRATDAGSSASKRSQGDNKHTAEDYGRKGSGTGSSTKVPPSPLATADRKRSTPTPSTNSILSTGTSRSRNSPVPERATLGVQNGMDSLTTPGSRASTASAAAVLSSSSRPRHHKSLSTSAHPTPPDIHAHRPSTAPLRVPVASPSAHNVSSSTATERSNFPRNVATRSTFSAGQQRATRDQHASTYNGPPASPSLSYGNSQARRAGGTGIFSKFTSKFVRSPYEGEGRDEANRPMLTTAEKLEKGTLGSAGDENKDSLSSTSTVPSTTTPGLTSKDNKPRSLRFTWSMKTTSSMEPNEMMKEIRKVLDSNSCEFELRERYMLLCVSGNPARDDFVEWEMEVCKLPRLSLNGVRFKRISGTSIAFKNIASKVANELKL from the exons GTGGCTGTGAAAATCATAGACAAAACACAGCTCAACTCTTCCAGTCTCCAAAAG CTGTTTCGTGAAGTGAGGATCATGAAGCTGCTCAATCACCCAAATATCG TTAAGTTATTTGAAGTTATTGAGACAGAGAAGACGCTGTACTTGATCATGGAGTATGCCAGTGGAG GTGAGGTGTTTGATTACCTTGTTGCTCACGGGAGAATGAAAGAGAAAGAGGCCAGAGCCAAATTTAGACAG ATAGTGTCAGCGGTACAGTACTGCCACCAGAAGTGCATCGTACACAGAGACCTGAAG GCAGAGAACCTACTCCTAGATGCTGACATGAACATCAAGATCGCAGACTTTGGTTTCAGCAATGAGTTCACCATGGGGAACAAGCTGGACACGTTCTGTGGCTCTCCTCCCTACGCCGCCCCGGAGCTGTTCCAGGGGAAGAAATATGACGGCCCCGAGGTGGACGTCTGGAGCCTGGGGGTCATCCTCTACACACTGGTCAGCGGATCTCTGCCTTTCGACGGACAGAACCTAAAG GAGCTGCGCGAACGGGTTCTGCGGGGGAAGTATAGGATTCCCTTCTACATGTCCACAGACTGCGAGAACCTGCTCAAGAAGTTCCTCATTCTCAACCCAACCAAGAGGGGCAGCCTGGAG CAGCAGATCATGAAAGACCGCTGGATGAACGTAGGccatgaggaggaggagctgaAGCCCTTCATCGAGCCCCAGCCAGACTACAAGGACCCCAAGAGGACAGGTCAGCACCCCGACCGAGCGGGGGGGTGGAAGAGAG ATATCATGTTGCAGATGGGCTACTCTGCGGAGGAGATCCAGGACTCGCTCGTCAACCAAAAATACAATGAAGTCATGGCCACATATCTATTACTGGATTACAGGAACTCTGAG atGGACGAATGCATCAGCCTATCAATGAAACCCCGCCCAGGAAGTGACCTCACAAACAGCAATGCCCAATCCCCTTCTCACAAGGTACAGCGCAGTACCTCATCTAATCAGAAGCCCCGGAGAGCAACAGATGCAG GTTCTTCAGCTTCTAAGCGTTCCCAGGGCGACAACAAGCACACAGCAGAGGATTATGGGAGGAAAGGTTCTGGCACTGGCAGCTCCACTAAAGTCCCTCCCAGTCCCTTAGCTACAGCAGATCGTAAGAGGAGCACCCCGACCCCCTCCACC AACAGCATCCTGTCCACTGGTACGAGTCGCAGTCGAAACTCACCAGTCCCTGAGAGAGCCACACTTGGGGTTCAGAACGGAATGGACAG CCTAACCACCCCAGGGTCCCGCGCCTCCACAGCCTCGGCAGCCGcagttctctcttcctcctcccgccCCCGACACCACAAGTCCCTGTCCACCTCTGCCCATCCCACCCCCCCAGACATCCACGCACACCGGCCCAG CACTGCCCCTCTGAGAGTACCAGTGGCGTCTCCCTCTGCCCACAACGTCAGCAGTTCCACGGCGACTGAGCGATCCAACTTCCCCAGAAATGTGGCCACCAGAAGCACTTTCAGTGCCGGGCAGCAGAGGGCGACGCGGGACCAGCATGCCTCCACCTACAATGGTCCCCCagcatccccctccctctcctatgggaacagccaggccCGAAGAGCTGGGGGCACTGGTATCTTCAGCAAGTTCACCTCTAAATTTGTGCGCAG CCCGTATGAGGGAGAGGGTCGAGATGAGGCCAACAG ACCCATGTTGACCACTGCTGAGAAGCTGGAGAAGGGCACCCTGGGCTCTGCAGGAGACGAGAACAAGGACTCCCTGTCGTCCACCTCTACGGTGCCCAGCACCACGACCCCGGGCCTGACCTCCAAGGACAACAAGCCCCGCTCGCTGCGCTTCACGTGGAGCATGAAAACCACCTCCTCCATGGAGCCCAACGAGATGATGAAGGAGATCCGGAAGGTTCTGGACTCCAACAGCTGCGAGTTTGAGCTGCGGGAGCGCTAcatgctgctgtgtgtgtctgggaaTCCCGCCCGTGACGACTTTGTCGAGTGGGAGATGGAGGTGTGCAAGCTGCCCCGCCTCTCCCTTAACGGGGTTCGCTTTAAGCGCATTTCTGGCACATCCATCGCCTTCAAGAACATCGCCTCCAAGGTTGCCAATGAGCTCAAACTGTGA
- the mark2a gene encoding serine/threonine-protein kinase MARK2 isoform X14, whose product MSTRTPLLTIEHSSNQSHSESKAGGHPNMPRCRNSVATTPDEQPHIGNYRLLKTIGKGNFAKVKLARHVLTGKEVAVKIIDKTQLNSSSLQKLFREVRIMKLLNHPNIVKLFEVIETEKTLYLIMEYASGGEVFDYLVAHGRMKEKEARAKFRQIVSAVQYCHQKCIVHRDLKAENLLLDADMNIKIADFGFSNEFTMGNKLDTFCGSPPYAAPELFQGKKYDGPEVDVWSLGVILYTLVSGSLPFDGQNLKELRERVLRGKYRIPFYMSTDCENLLKKFLILNPTKRGSLEQQIMKDRWMNVGHEEEELKPFIEPQPDYKDPKRTGQHPDRAGGWKRDIMLQMGYSAEEIQDSLVNQKYNEVMATYLLLDYRNSEMDECISLSMKPRPGSDLTNSNAQSPSHKVQRSTSSNQKPRRATDAGSSASKRSQGDNKHTAEDYGRKGSGTGSSTKVPPSPLATADRKRSTPTPSTNSILSTGTSRSRNSPVPERATLGVQNGMDSTAPLRVPVASPSAHNVSSSTATERSNFPRNVATRSTFSAGQQRATRDQHASTYNGPPASPSLSYGNSQARRAGGTGIFSKFTSKFVRRPMLTTAEKLEKGTLGSAGDENKDSLSSTSTVPSTTTPGLTSKDNKPRSLRFTWSMKTTSSMEPNEMMKEIRKVLDSNSCEFELRERYMLLCVSGNPARDDFVEWEMEVCKLPRLSLNGVRFKRISGTSIAFKNIASKVANELKL is encoded by the exons GTGGCTGTGAAAATCATAGACAAAACACAGCTCAACTCTTCCAGTCTCCAAAAG CTGTTTCGTGAAGTGAGGATCATGAAGCTGCTCAATCACCCAAATATCG TTAAGTTATTTGAAGTTATTGAGACAGAGAAGACGCTGTACTTGATCATGGAGTATGCCAGTGGAG GTGAGGTGTTTGATTACCTTGTTGCTCACGGGAGAATGAAAGAGAAAGAGGCCAGAGCCAAATTTAGACAG ATAGTGTCAGCGGTACAGTACTGCCACCAGAAGTGCATCGTACACAGAGACCTGAAG GCAGAGAACCTACTCCTAGATGCTGACATGAACATCAAGATCGCAGACTTTGGTTTCAGCAATGAGTTCACCATGGGGAACAAGCTGGACACGTTCTGTGGCTCTCCTCCCTACGCCGCCCCGGAGCTGTTCCAGGGGAAGAAATATGACGGCCCCGAGGTGGACGTCTGGAGCCTGGGGGTCATCCTCTACACACTGGTCAGCGGATCTCTGCCTTTCGACGGACAGAACCTAAAG GAGCTGCGCGAACGGGTTCTGCGGGGGAAGTATAGGATTCCCTTCTACATGTCCACAGACTGCGAGAACCTGCTCAAGAAGTTCCTCATTCTCAACCCAACCAAGAGGGGCAGCCTGGAG CAGCAGATCATGAAAGACCGCTGGATGAACGTAGGccatgaggaggaggagctgaAGCCCTTCATCGAGCCCCAGCCAGACTACAAGGACCCCAAGAGGACAGGTCAGCACCCCGACCGAGCGGGGGGGTGGAAGAGAG ATATCATGTTGCAGATGGGCTACTCTGCGGAGGAGATCCAGGACTCGCTCGTCAACCAAAAATACAATGAAGTCATGGCCACATATCTATTACTGGATTACAGGAACTCTGAG atGGACGAATGCATCAGCCTATCAATGAAACCCCGCCCAGGAAGTGACCTCACAAACAGCAATGCCCAATCCCCTTCTCACAAGGTACAGCGCAGTACCTCATCTAATCAGAAGCCCCGGAGAGCAACAGATGCAG GTTCTTCAGCTTCTAAGCGTTCCCAGGGCGACAACAAGCACACAGCAGAGGATTATGGGAGGAAAGGTTCTGGCACTGGCAGCTCCACTAAAGTCCCTCCCAGTCCCTTAGCTACAGCAGATCGTAAGAGGAGCACCCCGACCCCCTCCACC AACAGCATCCTGTCCACTGGTACGAGTCGCAGTCGAAACTCACCAGTCCCTGAGAGAGCCACACTTGGGGTTCAGAACGGAATGGACAG CACTGCCCCTCTGAGAGTACCAGTGGCGTCTCCCTCTGCCCACAACGTCAGCAGTTCCACGGCGACTGAGCGATCCAACTTCCCCAGAAATGTGGCCACCAGAAGCACTTTCAGTGCCGGGCAGCAGAGGGCGACGCGGGACCAGCATGCCTCCACCTACAATGGTCCCCCagcatccccctccctctcctatgggaacagccaggccCGAAGAGCTGGGGGCACTGGTATCTTCAGCAAGTTCACCTCTAAATTTGTGCGCAG ACCCATGTTGACCACTGCTGAGAAGCTGGAGAAGGGCACCCTGGGCTCTGCAGGAGACGAGAACAAGGACTCCCTGTCGTCCACCTCTACGGTGCCCAGCACCACGACCCCGGGCCTGACCTCCAAGGACAACAAGCCCCGCTCGCTGCGCTTCACGTGGAGCATGAAAACCACCTCCTCCATGGAGCCCAACGAGATGATGAAGGAGATCCGGAAGGTTCTGGACTCCAACAGCTGCGAGTTTGAGCTGCGGGAGCGCTAcatgctgctgtgtgtgtctgggaaTCCCGCCCGTGACGACTTTGTCGAGTGGGAGATGGAGGTGTGCAAGCTGCCCCGCCTCTCCCTTAACGGGGTTCGCTTTAAGCGCATTTCTGGCACATCCATCGCCTTCAAGAACATCGCCTCCAAGGTTGCCAATGAGCTCAAACTGTGA
- the mark2a gene encoding serine/threonine-protein kinase MARK2 isoform X8: protein MSTRTPLLTIEHSSNQSHSESKAGGHPNMPRCRNSVATTPDEQPHIGNYRLLKTIGKGNFAKVKLARHVLTGKEVAVKIIDKTQLNSSSLQKLFREVRIMKLLNHPNIVKLFEVIETEKTLYLIMEYASGGEVFDYLVAHGRMKEKEARAKFRQIVSAVQYCHQKCIVHRDLKAENLLLDADMNIKIADFGFSNEFTMGNKLDTFCGSPPYAAPELFQGKKYDGPEVDVWSLGVILYTLVSGSLPFDGQNLKELRERVLRGKYRIPFYMSTDCENLLKKFLILNPTKRGSLEQQIMKDRWMNVGHEEEELKPFIEPQPDYKDPKRTGQHPDRAGGWKRDIMLQMGYSAEEIQDSLVNQKYNEVMATYLLLDYRNSEMDECISLSMKPRPGSDLTNSNAQSPSHKVQRSTSSNQKPRRATDAGSSASKRSQGDNKHTAEDYGRKGSGTGSSTKVPPSPLATADRKRSTPTPSTNSILSTGTSRSRNSPVPERATLGVQNGMDSLTTPGSRASTASAAAVLSSSSRPRHHKSLSTSAHPTPPDIHAHRPSTAPLRVPVASPSAHNVSSSTATERSNFPRNVATRSTFSAGQQRATRDQHASTYNGPPASPSLSYGNSQARRAGGTGIFSKFTSKFVRRNLSFRFPRRPMLTTAEKLEKGTLGSAGDENKDSLSSTSTVPSTTTPGLTSKDNKPRSLRFTWSMKTTSSMEPNEMMKEIRKVLDSNSCEFELRERYMLLCVSGNPARDDFVEWEMEVCKLPRLSLNGVRFKRISGTSIAFKNIASKVANELKL from the exons GTGGCTGTGAAAATCATAGACAAAACACAGCTCAACTCTTCCAGTCTCCAAAAG CTGTTTCGTGAAGTGAGGATCATGAAGCTGCTCAATCACCCAAATATCG TTAAGTTATTTGAAGTTATTGAGACAGAGAAGACGCTGTACTTGATCATGGAGTATGCCAGTGGAG GTGAGGTGTTTGATTACCTTGTTGCTCACGGGAGAATGAAAGAGAAAGAGGCCAGAGCCAAATTTAGACAG ATAGTGTCAGCGGTACAGTACTGCCACCAGAAGTGCATCGTACACAGAGACCTGAAG GCAGAGAACCTACTCCTAGATGCTGACATGAACATCAAGATCGCAGACTTTGGTTTCAGCAATGAGTTCACCATGGGGAACAAGCTGGACACGTTCTGTGGCTCTCCTCCCTACGCCGCCCCGGAGCTGTTCCAGGGGAAGAAATATGACGGCCCCGAGGTGGACGTCTGGAGCCTGGGGGTCATCCTCTACACACTGGTCAGCGGATCTCTGCCTTTCGACGGACAGAACCTAAAG GAGCTGCGCGAACGGGTTCTGCGGGGGAAGTATAGGATTCCCTTCTACATGTCCACAGACTGCGAGAACCTGCTCAAGAAGTTCCTCATTCTCAACCCAACCAAGAGGGGCAGCCTGGAG CAGCAGATCATGAAAGACCGCTGGATGAACGTAGGccatgaggaggaggagctgaAGCCCTTCATCGAGCCCCAGCCAGACTACAAGGACCCCAAGAGGACAGGTCAGCACCCCGACCGAGCGGGGGGGTGGAAGAGAG ATATCATGTTGCAGATGGGCTACTCTGCGGAGGAGATCCAGGACTCGCTCGTCAACCAAAAATACAATGAAGTCATGGCCACATATCTATTACTGGATTACAGGAACTCTGAG atGGACGAATGCATCAGCCTATCAATGAAACCCCGCCCAGGAAGTGACCTCACAAACAGCAATGCCCAATCCCCTTCTCACAAGGTACAGCGCAGTACCTCATCTAATCAGAAGCCCCGGAGAGCAACAGATGCAG GTTCTTCAGCTTCTAAGCGTTCCCAGGGCGACAACAAGCACACAGCAGAGGATTATGGGAGGAAAGGTTCTGGCACTGGCAGCTCCACTAAAGTCCCTCCCAGTCCCTTAGCTACAGCAGATCGTAAGAGGAGCACCCCGACCCCCTCCACC AACAGCATCCTGTCCACTGGTACGAGTCGCAGTCGAAACTCACCAGTCCCTGAGAGAGCCACACTTGGGGTTCAGAACGGAATGGACAG CCTAACCACCCCAGGGTCCCGCGCCTCCACAGCCTCGGCAGCCGcagttctctcttcctcctcccgccCCCGACACCACAAGTCCCTGTCCACCTCTGCCCATCCCACCCCCCCAGACATCCACGCACACCGGCCCAG CACTGCCCCTCTGAGAGTACCAGTGGCGTCTCCCTCTGCCCACAACGTCAGCAGTTCCACGGCGACTGAGCGATCCAACTTCCCCAGAAATGTGGCCACCAGAAGCACTTTCAGTGCCGGGCAGCAGAGGGCGACGCGGGACCAGCATGCCTCCACCTACAATGGTCCCCCagcatccccctccctctcctatgggaacagccaggccCGAAGAGCTGGGGGCACTGGTATCTTCAGCAAGTTCACCTCTAAATTTGTGCGCAG AAATCTCTCATTCAGATTCCCCAGAAG ACCCATGTTGACCACTGCTGAGAAGCTGGAGAAGGGCACCCTGGGCTCTGCAGGAGACGAGAACAAGGACTCCCTGTCGTCCACCTCTACGGTGCCCAGCACCACGACCCCGGGCCTGACCTCCAAGGACAACAAGCCCCGCTCGCTGCGCTTCACGTGGAGCATGAAAACCACCTCCTCCATGGAGCCCAACGAGATGATGAAGGAGATCCGGAAGGTTCTGGACTCCAACAGCTGCGAGTTTGAGCTGCGGGAGCGCTAcatgctgctgtgtgtgtctgggaaTCCCGCCCGTGACGACTTTGTCGAGTGGGAGATGGAGGTGTGCAAGCTGCCCCGCCTCTCCCTTAACGGGGTTCGCTTTAAGCGCATTTCTGGCACATCCATCGCCTTCAAGAACATCGCCTCCAAGGTTGCCAATGAGCTCAAACTGTGA
- the mark2a gene encoding serine/threonine-protein kinase MARK2 isoform X11 — MPRCRNSVATTPDEQPHIGNYRLLKTIGKGNFAKVKLARHVLTGKEVAVKIIDKTQLNSSSLQKLFREVRIMKLLNHPNIVKLFEVIETEKTLYLIMEYASGGEVFDYLVAHGRMKEKEARAKFRQIVSAVQYCHQKCIVHRDLKAENLLLDADMNIKIADFGFSNEFTMGNKLDTFCGSPPYAAPELFQGKKYDGPEVDVWSLGVILYTLVSGSLPFDGQNLKELRERVLRGKYRIPFYMSTDCENLLKKFLILNPTKRGSLEQQIMKDRWMNVGHEEEELKPFIEPQPDYKDPKRTGQHPDRAGGWKRDIMLQMGYSAEEIQDSLVNQKYNEVMATYLLLDYRNSEMDECISLSMKPRPGSDLTNSNAQSPSHKVQRSTSSNQKPRRATDAGSSASKRSQGDNKHTAEDYGRKGSGTGSSTKVPPSPLATADRKRSTPTPSTNSILSTGTSRSRNSPVPERATLGVQNGMDSLTTPGSRASTASAAAVLSSSSRPRHHKSLSTSAHPTPPDIHAHRPSTAPLRVPVASPSAHNVSSSTATERSNFPRNVATRSTFSAGQQRATRDQHASTYNGPPASPSLSYGNSQARRAGGTGIFSKFTSKFVRRNLSFRFPRRSPYEGEGRDEANRPMLTTAEKLEKGTLGSAGDENKDSLSSTSTVPSTTTPGLTSKDNKPRSLRFTWSMKTTSSMEPNEMMKEIRKVLDSNSCEFELRERYMLLCVSGNPARDDFVEWEMEVCKLPRLSLNGVRFKRISGTSIAFKNIASKVANELKL, encoded by the exons GTGGCTGTGAAAATCATAGACAAAACACAGCTCAACTCTTCCAGTCTCCAAAAG CTGTTTCGTGAAGTGAGGATCATGAAGCTGCTCAATCACCCAAATATCG TTAAGTTATTTGAAGTTATTGAGACAGAGAAGACGCTGTACTTGATCATGGAGTATGCCAGTGGAG GTGAGGTGTTTGATTACCTTGTTGCTCACGGGAGAATGAAAGAGAAAGAGGCCAGAGCCAAATTTAGACAG ATAGTGTCAGCGGTACAGTACTGCCACCAGAAGTGCATCGTACACAGAGACCTGAAG GCAGAGAACCTACTCCTAGATGCTGACATGAACATCAAGATCGCAGACTTTGGTTTCAGCAATGAGTTCACCATGGGGAACAAGCTGGACACGTTCTGTGGCTCTCCTCCCTACGCCGCCCCGGAGCTGTTCCAGGGGAAGAAATATGACGGCCCCGAGGTGGACGTCTGGAGCCTGGGGGTCATCCTCTACACACTGGTCAGCGGATCTCTGCCTTTCGACGGACAGAACCTAAAG GAGCTGCGCGAACGGGTTCTGCGGGGGAAGTATAGGATTCCCTTCTACATGTCCACAGACTGCGAGAACCTGCTCAAGAAGTTCCTCATTCTCAACCCAACCAAGAGGGGCAGCCTGGAG CAGCAGATCATGAAAGACCGCTGGATGAACGTAGGccatgaggaggaggagctgaAGCCCTTCATCGAGCCCCAGCCAGACTACAAGGACCCCAAGAGGACAGGTCAGCACCCCGACCGAGCGGGGGGGTGGAAGAGAG ATATCATGTTGCAGATGGGCTACTCTGCGGAGGAGATCCAGGACTCGCTCGTCAACCAAAAATACAATGAAGTCATGGCCACATATCTATTACTGGATTACAGGAACTCTGAG atGGACGAATGCATCAGCCTATCAATGAAACCCCGCCCAGGAAGTGACCTCACAAACAGCAATGCCCAATCCCCTTCTCACAAGGTACAGCGCAGTACCTCATCTAATCAGAAGCCCCGGAGAGCAACAGATGCAG GTTCTTCAGCTTCTAAGCGTTCCCAGGGCGACAACAAGCACACAGCAGAGGATTATGGGAGGAAAGGTTCTGGCACTGGCAGCTCCACTAAAGTCCCTCCCAGTCCCTTAGCTACAGCAGATCGTAAGAGGAGCACCCCGACCCCCTCCACC AACAGCATCCTGTCCACTGGTACGAGTCGCAGTCGAAACTCACCAGTCCCTGAGAGAGCCACACTTGGGGTTCAGAACGGAATGGACAG CCTAACCACCCCAGGGTCCCGCGCCTCCACAGCCTCGGCAGCCGcagttctctcttcctcctcccgccCCCGACACCACAAGTCCCTGTCCACCTCTGCCCATCCCACCCCCCCAGACATCCACGCACACCGGCCCAG CACTGCCCCTCTGAGAGTACCAGTGGCGTCTCCCTCTGCCCACAACGTCAGCAGTTCCACGGCGACTGAGCGATCCAACTTCCCCAGAAATGTGGCCACCAGAAGCACTTTCAGTGCCGGGCAGCAGAGGGCGACGCGGGACCAGCATGCCTCCACCTACAATGGTCCCCCagcatccccctccctctcctatgggaacagccaggccCGAAGAGCTGGGGGCACTGGTATCTTCAGCAAGTTCACCTCTAAATTTGTGCGCAG AAATCTCTCATTCAGATTCCCCAGAAG GAGCCCGTATGAGGGAGAGGGTCGAGATGAGGCCAACAG ACCCATGTTGACCACTGCTGAGAAGCTGGAGAAGGGCACCCTGGGCTCTGCAGGAGACGAGAACAAGGACTCCCTGTCGTCCACCTCTACGGTGCCCAGCACCACGACCCCGGGCCTGACCTCCAAGGACAACAAGCCCCGCTCGCTGCGCTTCACGTGGAGCATGAAAACCACCTCCTCCATGGAGCCCAACGAGATGATGAAGGAGATCCGGAAGGTTCTGGACTCCAACAGCTGCGAGTTTGAGCTGCGGGAGCGCTAcatgctgctgtgtgtgtctgggaaTCCCGCCCGTGACGACTTTGTCGAGTGGGAGATGGAGGTGTGCAAGCTGCCCCGCCTCTCCCTTAACGGGGTTCGCTTTAAGCGCATTTCTGGCACATCCATCGCCTTCAAGAACATCGCCTCCAAGGTTGCCAATGAGCTCAAACTGTGA
- the mark2a gene encoding serine/threonine-protein kinase MARK2 isoform X12, with product MSTRTPLLTIEHSSNQSHSESKAGGHPNMPRCRNSVATTPDEQPHIGNYRLLKTIGKGNFAKVKLARHVLTGKEVAVKIIDKTQLNSSSLQKLFREVRIMKLLNHPNIVKLFEVIETEKTLYLIMEYASGGEVFDYLVAHGRMKEKEARAKFRQIVSAVQYCHQKCIVHRDLKAENLLLDADMNIKIADFGFSNEFTMGNKLDTFCGSPPYAAPELFQGKKYDGPEVDVWSLGVILYTLVSGSLPFDGQNLKELRERVLRGKYRIPFYMSTDCENLLKKFLILNPTKRGSLEQQIMKDRWMNVGHEEEELKPFIEPQPDYKDPKRTGQHPDRAGGWKRDIMLQMGYSAEEIQDSLVNQKYNEVMATYLLLDYRNSEMDECISLSMKPRPGSDLTNSNAQSPSHKVQRSTSSNQKPRRATDAGSSASKRSQGDNKHTAEDYGRKGSGTGSSTKVPPSPLATADRKRSTPTPSTNSILSTGTSRSRNSPVPERATLGVQNGMDSTAPLRVPVASPSAHNVSSSTATERSNFPRNVATRSTFSAGQQRATRDQHASTYNGPPASPSLSYGNSQARRAGGTGIFSKFTSKFVRRNLSFRFPRRSPYEGEGRDEANRPMLTTAEKLEKGTLGSAGDENKDSLSSTSTVPSTTTPGLTSKDNKPRSLRFTWSMKTTSSMEPNEMMKEIRKVLDSNSCEFELRERYMLLCVSGNPARDDFVEWEMEVCKLPRLSLNGVRFKRISGTSIAFKNIASKVANELKL from the exons GTGGCTGTGAAAATCATAGACAAAACACAGCTCAACTCTTCCAGTCTCCAAAAG CTGTTTCGTGAAGTGAGGATCATGAAGCTGCTCAATCACCCAAATATCG TTAAGTTATTTGAAGTTATTGAGACAGAGAAGACGCTGTACTTGATCATGGAGTATGCCAGTGGAG GTGAGGTGTTTGATTACCTTGTTGCTCACGGGAGAATGAAAGAGAAAGAGGCCAGAGCCAAATTTAGACAG ATAGTGTCAGCGGTACAGTACTGCCACCAGAAGTGCATCGTACACAGAGACCTGAAG GCAGAGAACCTACTCCTAGATGCTGACATGAACATCAAGATCGCAGACTTTGGTTTCAGCAATGAGTTCACCATGGGGAACAAGCTGGACACGTTCTGTGGCTCTCCTCCCTACGCCGCCCCGGAGCTGTTCCAGGGGAAGAAATATGACGGCCCCGAGGTGGACGTCTGGAGCCTGGGGGTCATCCTCTACACACTGGTCAGCGGATCTCTGCCTTTCGACGGACAGAACCTAAAG GAGCTGCGCGAACGGGTTCTGCGGGGGAAGTATAGGATTCCCTTCTACATGTCCACAGACTGCGAGAACCTGCTCAAGAAGTTCCTCATTCTCAACCCAACCAAGAGGGGCAGCCTGGAG CAGCAGATCATGAAAGACCGCTGGATGAACGTAGGccatgaggaggaggagctgaAGCCCTTCATCGAGCCCCAGCCAGACTACAAGGACCCCAAGAGGACAGGTCAGCACCCCGACCGAGCGGGGGGGTGGAAGAGAG ATATCATGTTGCAGATGGGCTACTCTGCGGAGGAGATCCAGGACTCGCTCGTCAACCAAAAATACAATGAAGTCATGGCCACATATCTATTACTGGATTACAGGAACTCTGAG atGGACGAATGCATCAGCCTATCAATGAAACCCCGCCCAGGAAGTGACCTCACAAACAGCAATGCCCAATCCCCTTCTCACAAGGTACAGCGCAGTACCTCATCTAATCAGAAGCCCCGGAGAGCAACAGATGCAG GTTCTTCAGCTTCTAAGCGTTCCCAGGGCGACAACAAGCACACAGCAGAGGATTATGGGAGGAAAGGTTCTGGCACTGGCAGCTCCACTAAAGTCCCTCCCAGTCCCTTAGCTACAGCAGATCGTAAGAGGAGCACCCCGACCCCCTCCACC AACAGCATCCTGTCCACTGGTACGAGTCGCAGTCGAAACTCACCAGTCCCTGAGAGAGCCACACTTGGGGTTCAGAACGGAATGGACAG CACTGCCCCTCTGAGAGTACCAGTGGCGTCTCCCTCTGCCCACAACGTCAGCAGTTCCACGGCGACTGAGCGATCCAACTTCCCCAGAAATGTGGCCACCAGAAGCACTTTCAGTGCCGGGCAGCAGAGGGCGACGCGGGACCAGCATGCCTCCACCTACAATGGTCCCCCagcatccccctccctctcctatgggaacagccaggccCGAAGAGCTGGGGGCACTGGTATCTTCAGCAAGTTCACCTCTAAATTTGTGCGCAG AAATCTCTCATTCAGATTCCCCAGAAG GAGCCCGTATGAGGGAGAGGGTCGAGATGAGGCCAACAG ACCCATGTTGACCACTGCTGAGAAGCTGGAGAAGGGCACCCTGGGCTCTGCAGGAGACGAGAACAAGGACTCCCTGTCGTCCACCTCTACGGTGCCCAGCACCACGACCCCGGGCCTGACCTCCAAGGACAACAAGCCCCGCTCGCTGCGCTTCACGTGGAGCATGAAAACCACCTCCTCCATGGAGCCCAACGAGATGATGAAGGAGATCCGGAAGGTTCTGGACTCCAACAGCTGCGAGTTTGAGCTGCGGGAGCGCTAcatgctgctgtgtgtgtctgggaaTCCCGCCCGTGACGACTTTGTCGAGTGGGAGATGGAGGTGTGCAAGCTGCCCCGCCTCTCCCTTAACGGGGTTCGCTTTAAGCGCATTTCTGGCACATCCATCGCCTTCAAGAACATCGCCTCCAAGGTTGCCAATGAGCTCAAACTGTGA